In the genome of Oscillospiraceae bacterium, the window TGACAGCGCGAAAGATACCATGTCCTTTGCCTTTGTGCAAGGCGGCGGTGAGCCGGTTGCCCAAGATACTGAACTGCTTCCCAACCTGCCGACCAGTTTTCCCTCAGAGACCGTCTTTACGCCGACAGCGTTTGAGCCACCGCAACAGCCGCAGCCCGCACAGCCCGAACCGCCATTTGTGACCGCTTTTGCGCCACCTGCTGCGTCAACGGCTTCGATGGACGACTTATTCCAATTTGAACCGGCACCACAAGAGCCGGCGTTCCCGCAAACAACGACATTGCCGCAACAAGACAACACACTGCCATTTGAGCCGGTCCTGCCGGAAACTGTTACTGCGCCGGATGTGTTTGCACAGCAAGACCCATTTGCGCCGCAGGCCGCAGTGCCTTCGCAGACTCCTGCTGCACAAGAACCGCTGCGATTTGAGCAAGATATGCCGACAACCCCGCAGGCAACAACTGCTCCGCAGACCGCGGCTTTTGAACTACCCTCATTTGCGCCGCCGGTAGCGACTGCGCCGCAGGAGCCACTCTTCCCGCCGGCTTCCCATCCTCAAACGCAGACCCCTACTTTCGATATGCAGCCCCCTACCCCGCAACCGACAGAGACAGAACCATCGCCGGCCGCTAACATCAGTACCACGGCATTGCAAGACACCTTGACCCGCTTGCGTCAGATGGACAACAGCGGTTTCCCGAATGCCAACGCGCAGACTAAAGACGCAGAAGAAGTTCTGCAACGTCTATTGCACGGCGGTAATGAGGCCATGGCAAAAGGTGTAGAAGACACTACGGCGACCTTGCCCAAGATTGATTTTAATGCGCTGAATTTCGGTAGCAATTATAAACCCGGAGACAATTCATAAAATGGACTATAATGTAACTGTAAATTTACCTAAAACCGACTTCCCGATGCGAGCCGGTTTGCCGCAGCGTGAGCCTAAGATGTTGGCCGATTGGGGCGATGTCTACGGACAATTGATGGCACGCAATGCCAATGCACCCAACGGAAAATATATCATGCACGACGGCCCGCCGTTCTCCAACGGCGACATCCATGCCGGGCACGCGCTGAATAAAATCCTCAAAGATTTTATTGTACGTTACCGCAATATGACAGGCTTTCAGGCACCCAATACGCCGGGTTGGGACAACCACGGTCTGCCGATCGAAAGTGCCATCATCAAAAAGCAAAAACTCAACGCCGAGACACTCTCTCCGGTGGCGTTTCGCGAGGCTTGTCATGCTTTTGCGCAGGACTATGTCAACCGTCAACGTGACAGTTTTATCCGTCTCGGTGCACTCGGCGACTGGGATAATCCCTATTTGACCATGGCACCTGCCTTTGAGGCGCGCGAGGTTGAAGTCTTCGGCGCAATGGCAGAAAAGGGTTGTTTGTACAAGGCATTGAAGCCGGTGTATTGGTGTGTGAAGGACCGCACGGCACTGGCTGAGGCTGAAATTGAATATCAAGAAGAGGACTGTGAGTCGGTTTATGTTAAATTTGCCGTCAAAGACGGCAAAGGGATTATTAACGACGCATACTTTGTCATTTGGACGACAACGGCATGGACGCTGCCGGGCAATATGGCGGTCTGCTTGCATCCGCGCGCCGATTATGTGTTGGTAGAGGCCGGCGACGAGAAATATATTTTGGCCGAGGCGTTGGTCGAAGCTGTTTCTAAGATTGCCAATTGGGATTGCTATACTGTGTCACAGCATTTTAAGGGCAACGAGTTGGAACATATTGTCTTGCAGCATCCGTTTTTAGATCGCGACAGCTTGGTCATCATGGGCGAGCACGTTACCACGGAGAGTGGTACGGGCTGCGTACACACGGCGCCGGGGCACGGTGTCGATGACTTTAATGTCTGTCAGAGCTATGGTCTTGAAACCATTGTGCCTGTTACCGACAAAGGTATTATGACTCAAGAGGCCGGGCCGTTTGCGGGGCAGTATTACACCAAGGCGGCGAAGAATATCATCCAAGCCTTGCGTGACGACGGCACATTGCTCGTCAGCGATGTTATCCGCCACACCTATCCGCACTGCTGGCGGTGCGGCGATCCGATTATTTTCCGCGCCACCGAGCAGTGGTTTGTCAGCATTGACGCCATTCGTGACGCGGCGTGTGGGGCTGTTGACGCTGTAGCGTGGCTGCCGGCGTGGGGCAAAGAGCGCATGAATGCCATGATTGTCGAGCGCAACGACTGGTGCATTTCGCGCCAACGTAACTGGGGTTTGCCGATTCCTGCATTTTTATGTAACGACTGTCCCGGCTATTTGGTCACGCCGGAAAGCATCGCCAAAATAAGCGATATTTTTAAGCGAGAGAGCAGCAATGCTTGGTTTGCCCGCGATGTCGCCGAGCTGTTGCCCGAAAAGGCAGTTTGTCCACTGTGCGGCGGCAACAATTTGCGCAAAGAGACCGATACGCTGGACGGTTGGTTTGACTCGGGCTGTACGCATGCTCATGTGTTAGAGGCGTTTCCGCATATGCGGCGCCCCGCTGATTTATACATTGAGGGCAATGACCAGTTCCGCGGCTGGTTCCAAAGTTCGCTCTTGACCTCAATTGCGGCGTACGGTAACGCGCCTTACAAAACAGTTGTTACTTGCGGCATGGTTGTTGACGGCGACGGCAAAAAGATGAGCAAAAGCTTGGGCAACGGCATTGATCCGATTGACGTTTGCAATGAGTTCGGTGCCGATGTGCTGCGACTATGGTTTGCGTCTTGTGATTATCACAACGATGTGCGCTTTTCTAAAGATTTGATCAAGCAGACGGCAGAGAATTACAAGAAGATCCGCAACACGGCGCGTTTTATTTTAGGCGTATTGAGCGATTTTGAGCCGAATACGATGGCTGTGCAATTAGAGGAGATGTTACCGCTTGACAAATACATTCTCTCACGCTTGAACAAACTGATTGAGAAAGTGCTGTTAGGTTACGAAAGTTTTGATTTCCATGCCGTTTCGTATGCTTTGCACAACTTTTGCGTAACTGAGATGTCGAACTTCTATCTTGATGTGCAAAAAGATACCCTCTATTGCGGCGCAAAGGCCGAATTGCCCCGCCGCAGTGCGCAAACAGCGTTGCATATTATCTTAGGTGCGCTTGTACGGTTGATGGCACCGATTTTGTGCTTTACATCGGAAGAAATTTGGCAGGCTATGCCGCATAGCAAAGACGATGCCGAGATGGCATTGTTTGCCGGTATGCCACAAGCCAGTCCGCTGTCGAGCTTGGGTAGCGAAATGGCAAACGCTTTTGAAGTGCTGCTTGCCAAACGCGATGAGGTCAATAAGGCACTCGAAGAAGCGCGCGCAGCAGGCGGAATCGGCAAATCGTTAGAGGCTTCTGTTTCCGTTGCTGAAGGTGCCGAAATTTTGACAATTCTTCGAAAATGGCAGGATTTATTGCCGAATTTATTCATTGTTTCGAACGTTACACTTTCTGAGGGTGAACCTATTATCACTGTCAAGCCTGCGGAAGGCGAAAAATGCACGCGTTGCTGGATACAGAGCGCATCAGTCGGTCGCAACGCCGCGCATCCCGAGCTCTGCGCTCGTTGTGCTGAGGTTGTCAGCACGTTATGAGCAAAAAGCTGACGTTGCACGGCTTGCAGTTGCTGGTGTTTGCTGCGTTGCTTGCTGTTGACCAGTACACCAAATGGCTGGTGCTTGCCGCTGAGCGGCGCGGGGCGGCGATGCCCTTTTGGTCGCTTGGTGGTGTACTTGATATTATTGTCACACGCAATCACGGCGCGGCATTTGGTATGTTGCAAGGCGGCGGTATTTTCTTTCTCATTATTGCAATCATTGCCGCGGCCGTCATTGGCTTTATTCTTGGCAAAGGCTACGTCAAAAATCCGTGGGGCGTATGGGGCATGATCTTGATTGCCGCGGGCGCGCTGGGCAACGCTGTTGACCGCATTCTGCACGGCTATGTTGTCGATATGGTACGTCTGCTGTTTATCAACTTTGCCATCTTCAATGCCGCTGATGTTTTTATTTCGGCCGGCGCAGGCATGATGTTTATTTATCTGTTCTTCTACTATGAAAAAGAGCGCGGCAAAAAGACTTGATGTACAAGAAGCCGACGTCGGGCTTCGGCTCGACGTCTTTTTGGCGCAGGCATTGGCAACCAGCCGCAGCGCGGCGGCGCGGCTGATCGACGGCGGCGATGTTGTCAACTTGCGCGGCCACGCTTGTAAGGCGGCGCAAAAAGTCGAGCTTGGCGGACAATATGACATTACATTGCCTGCGCCGACGCCGGCAACAGCTGTGGCGCAAGATATTACATTAGATATTGTCTACGAGGACGATAGCTTGCTTGTCATCAACAAGCCTCGAGGCATGGTGGTGCACCCCGCTCCCGGCCATCCTGACGGCACATTGGTCAACGCTTTGCTGCACCATTGCGGCGAGAGTTTAACGGGTGTTGGCGGTGTGGTGCGGCCGGGCATTGTGCATCGATTGGATAAGGATACATCGGGACTGATGTTGGTTGCCAAGACACAGGCAGCCCACGAGGCGTTGTCGGCGGCATTGAAGGCGCGGCAAGTCACGCGCATTTATCACGCACTTGTTGTTGGCAATCTTAAAAACGATTGCGGCACAATTGACGCGCCTTTAGGGCGGCATCCCGTCAAGCGCAAGCAGCAAGCTGTTGTATTGAGCGGGCGGGCGGCTGTTACGCATTATTGCGTCATCATGCGCTATCCCAAGCATACACTGGTGCAGTGCCAACTTGAAACAGGGCGTACACACCAAATCCGCGTACATATGGCACATATTGGCCACCCCATCGTGGGCGATCCGCTGTATGGTTCTGGAAAATTGGGCAAAGACAGCCAAATACTGCATGCTGCCGAGCTGCGATTTGCACACCCCGTCAACGGCGAGGCGATGGGGTTTAAGGCAGAGTTGCCCGAATATTTCCAAAAGGCATTGCGCGGACTTTAACTTGACTTTTTCCGTGTCATGTGGTATAATATATCCATGTGCGGGTGTGTATGCAGGCGCCTGTTATCTATTGTGACTTGACACAAAGGAGGCTTATATGGCAAAAAAAGAATCACGAAAAGACGTCTTGGGCGCTTTTAAGAAAACATTGGCGTGGGTCGGGCGCATTGTCGGCTCACTGCTGTTGATTATACTCACCACCAGCGCGATTTTGGCAGTGATCGGTGCTGTCTATATTGACCGGCATCTCGGCGAACAAGTGCTGGGTTTTAATTTGCGCGAATATCAGCTCGATATGTCCAGCACCATCTATCACCGTGATGCCAGTGGACAATGGGTAGAACTAGAGCAACTTGCCGGCATTGAGCACCGTGTTTGGGCGCGGTATGAAGAGTTTCCCCGGCATCTCGTACAGGCCGCGATTGCTATTGAAGATCAGCGTTTCCTTGAACATAACGGCGTAGACTGGCGGCGCACAGTCGGCGGCTTTTTAACCATGATGACGGGCGGTTCGCAATTCGGCGGCTCGACCATTACGCAGCAGGTCATCAAAAATCTGACTGAAAACGACGAAGTGACCGTCACGCGCAAACTCAATGAAATTATGTTGGCAATTGAAGTTGAACGCAGCCATTCCAAGGCTGACATCATGGAGTTGTATCTCAACACCATTTATCTCAGCCAGGGCAATTACGGCATCCGTACGGCAGCGTATTTCTACTTTGGTATTGAGGATTTGCAGGAATTGACCATTGCACAATCGGCAGCTCTCGTCGGCATTACCAATATGCCTGCGTTTTTCTGTCCTATTCGCAACCCCGAGAATAACCGCGCACGGCAGGAAACCATCCTGTATACTATGCGTAACCAAGGCTTTATCACACAGCAAGAATACGAAGAAGCTTGGGACGAAGAGTTAGAATTTCAAACCAATCGCGGGCTGCGGGCCGGCGGCGGTGAACGGCCTGTTCACGCCACTTATGTTGACCAAGTCATTGTTGATGTCAGCCGCGCTTTGGCAGAAGAACGCGGTATTCCCATCAATGAGGCGCGGCAGCTGATTTTTACAGCCGGATTTAATATTCATATCAGCATGGATATGGATGTACAGCGTACGTTGGAAGAAATCTTCCAAGACGACGCCAGCTTCCCAAACGTGCGTAGTTTGGACATTCCGCAAGCTGCCATGACGATTATCGAGCCAGGCACCGGGCGTATTCTCGGCATGGCGGGCGGGCGCGGCGAACGCGAAGGGCGTATGATTTTGAACCGTGCTGTATCCCGGCGGTCGCCGGGCTCGGCCATTAAACCGATGTCGATATTCGCACCGGCGTTGGAATTCCATGGCATGAATCCCTACTCTCCCATGCTCGATGCTCCCTTGCGACTCAACGCACGCGGACAAATGTGGCCACAAAACTCGACATCGCTGCCCGGTCGCCGCGGACAAATGCTCGGCAACATGACAATGACCGATGCTTTTGCTTTTTCAATCAATACGCCGACGGTGCGAACTTTACATGATATTATCGGCTTGAACGAAGCCTTTGAATTTATGACATCAGACACTGCCGGTTTGGGCTTCAATCTCGTTTCGGAAGATGGCGGTTTTACCGATATCGGATACAGCCCGTTGGCGTTGGGCGGCTTTACGCGCGGCGTGACAACGGTTGAAATGGCGGCATCGGCGGCTACGTTTGTCAACCGCGGCATCTTCAACGAACCGCGTACCTTTGAGTATGTCGTAAACAGCCGCGGCGAAATCATCCTTGACAATCGTGCCAATGTCGGCCGTGCGGTAGTTTCTGAGTCTACGGCATGGTATATCAATTATATGATGGTCGACGCGGTGCGGCGCGGCACAGCACCGGCTGCACGAAACGGCGCAGGGGGCGAAAACCTTGCCAACATCCCTGTCGGCGGTAAAACGGGTACAACTGATAACAATTTCGACCGTTATTTTGTCGGATACACACCCTATTTTGTCGGCGCAGTGTGGTTCGGCTTCGATGAGCCGCAGGAAATCCGGCTTGATTTTACACACAATCCCAGCGTCCACCTCTGGCGTAATGTTATGGGGCGGTTGCACGCGGGGCGGTCACGCAGTTTTGGCAATTTGGTCTCAGAAACGCAAGAGTTTTTTGAACTGCCGACAGAGCAGGTTGCCATCTGTTTAGATTCGGGCAAGCTTGCCGGTGCCGCTTGTCGTGAAGACCCGCGCGGTGGTCGTGTACAAACCGTCACACTGGTGGCAAGCGCCGTGCCGGAAGACACTTGTGAGGTGCATCAATCTATACACGTTTGCCGACAAACAGGCAATCGCGCTACGGCCTCTTGCAGCAGCACGCGACGAATCGGCGTACTGGCATTAAGCCGGCAATTCCCCATGCGAAACGTAAATTTGGTTGATGAGGCATTTGTGCTGCATTCAGCACGGGAAGCGTTGCGACCCGGTTACCATTATGCTAATGGGCGCGGGGCATTCAACAACCAGTGTCCAGGTTGCAGAGCCGCGCCGCCGCCTGCGCCTGACCCCACACCCACCCCTGATGCGCCGGCAGCGACACCAACGCCGCCCGCTGCACCATCACCAACGCCACCGCCTGCCGCACCGTCACCAACACCGCCGCCCGAACCACCGTCTCCGACACCGCCGCCCGAACCTTCACCACCTCCTCCGCCGGATGACGATGAATAAATAAAGCCCCGCCGATTGGCGGGGCTTTATATTGTGAGTATGGCGCTGTTCTCTTTTGCCTGCTTAATTTCTTTCAAACCACGCAACACCAATTGTGTCTTGCTCTGTTCTGTTGCCGGTGCGTACCAGCAATTCCTCGGCCAGCGGCTGTCCATTGATCGATATCGTCCACCGAGCCGCATTATCTACATAAAACGTCATACCGCGCAGCGAATCAATGGCCGGGTTCGAGTCCAATCCAAGTTGCGGGTCATCAATGGCCGTTATATCAATATTTCGCCCTGATGCCTCATACGCCAGATGGTCACGCACACGCAGATATTCTAAAAGCCGAGATGTGCGTGTCACCAAAATGTCGCCGCGTTCATATCGCTCGGCCAGACGTTGTAAGCCTTCCACGGCAGAACTGATAAAGGGGAAGTAATAGTTTGCGCCGCCGAAGTGTTGTGATACAACGACAGGTAACCTGTTTTCCACCAGCAAGTCAAGATTTGCATCAGATAACTGTTCATGCAAACCATATATGCTCCACCCCGGCGTATAACGGTGAAATCCCCATAACGTCTGCCCGTCATGCAGCGTTGTCGGATACAGGATGTCGTGCCGGCCAAAGCTGGTGTCATTATGCGAACCCCAAATAAATTTTATTCCGAGCGGGATGGTAATATCGGTGTGAAATGCATCGGTCCCCGGACGATCACCCGAGCGATATGACTCGACTCCGCGAGTTTCAATATTTTGTGTATTTGCCGCGTTGCCATGGTTGATCCAAACCGTTGGATAAATGCCGTGTTCACGCAATGCCGCTACGCCCCGCTCGGCCATTTCACGGCTGAATAAATGCTCACTTTCATCCACACGAGTAAAGTCTCCCCAGGTATGAATACTGTCAATCCAACCCTTCTCCCAGTAATGCACAATCATCTCGGCATCCTTGACAACATCGGACGTGCCCACAAACCATGACATTACGGCTTCCGATCCGTTTCCATGCCGATCGGCTACCAAAGGGAGATCGCTTGCCATATACATCCAAAAAGAATCGGCAATATCCAACCCCAGACCCAAACCCATATCGGTCATCTCGCGGGTATTCAGAAATTGATGGTAGGCAGTGAATTGTTCCGGCGTTGCAGCATCGATGTCAGAGCTGATGGCCAACATCGCCCGATACGAGTAGGGGAAATCACGCAGCTCTGCCACATCGCTACCCGCTTCATCCCCTGCGGCACAACCTGTCAAGCTGACAACCAAGCAAATCGAGAGTAGCAAAACAATACGTTTCATGCCCAAGTCACACTCCCTTTATCCTCAAACATGATCGTCTCTTTCAAGAAAGCAATGGCCTTTT includes:
- a CDS encoding DivIVA domain-containing protein; its protein translation is MLTPNEVMNQRFDKQKFGGYSLDQIDAFLKRLTEDYATLYKDNTLLKSKMKSLVTTIEDYKRVEEGMRKTLLNSQKMADSLIQEARVEAKRIVEQAGATVAGTTGDLEERVHREEARLQQVKQQTVAFSNVIRELFARQLQMLEAVPSHVDSETPIPHEDTERHLSEAAREIEQNLNAQLDSAKDTMSFAFVQGGGEPVAQDTELLPNLPTSFPSETVFTPTAFEPPQQPQPAQPEPPFVTAFAPPAASTASMDDLFQFEPAPQEPAFPQTTTLPQQDNTLPFEPVLPETVTAPDVFAQQDPFAPQAAVPSQTPAAQEPLRFEQDMPTTPQATTAPQTAAFELPSFAPPVATAPQEPLFPPASHPQTQTPTFDMQPPTPQPTETEPSPAANISTTALQDTLTRLRQMDNSGFPNANAQTKDAEEVLQRLLHGGNEAMAKGVEDTTATLPKIDFNALNFGSNYKPGDNS
- the ileS gene encoding isoleucine--tRNA ligase, which translates into the protein MDYNVTVNLPKTDFPMRAGLPQREPKMLADWGDVYGQLMARNANAPNGKYIMHDGPPFSNGDIHAGHALNKILKDFIVRYRNMTGFQAPNTPGWDNHGLPIESAIIKKQKLNAETLSPVAFREACHAFAQDYVNRQRDSFIRLGALGDWDNPYLTMAPAFEAREVEVFGAMAEKGCLYKALKPVYWCVKDRTALAEAEIEYQEEDCESVYVKFAVKDGKGIINDAYFVIWTTTAWTLPGNMAVCLHPRADYVLVEAGDEKYILAEALVEAVSKIANWDCYTVSQHFKGNELEHIVLQHPFLDRDSLVIMGEHVTTESGTGCVHTAPGHGVDDFNVCQSYGLETIVPVTDKGIMTQEAGPFAGQYYTKAAKNIIQALRDDGTLLVSDVIRHTYPHCWRCGDPIIFRATEQWFVSIDAIRDAACGAVDAVAWLPAWGKERMNAMIVERNDWCISRQRNWGLPIPAFLCNDCPGYLVTPESIAKISDIFKRESSNAWFARDVAELLPEKAVCPLCGGNNLRKETDTLDGWFDSGCTHAHVLEAFPHMRRPADLYIEGNDQFRGWFQSSLLTSIAAYGNAPYKTVVTCGMVVDGDGKKMSKSLGNGIDPIDVCNEFGADVLRLWFASCDYHNDVRFSKDLIKQTAENYKKIRNTARFILGVLSDFEPNTMAVQLEEMLPLDKYILSRLNKLIEKVLLGYESFDFHAVSYALHNFCVTEMSNFYLDVQKDTLYCGAKAELPRRSAQTALHIILGALVRLMAPILCFTSEEIWQAMPHSKDDAEMALFAGMPQASPLSSLGSEMANAFEVLLAKRDEVNKALEEARAAGGIGKSLEASVSVAEGAEILTILRKWQDLLPNLFIVSNVTLSEGEPIITVKPAEGEKCTRCWIQSASVGRNAAHPELCARCAEVVSTL
- the lspA gene encoding signal peptidase II produces the protein MSKKLTLHGLQLLVFAALLAVDQYTKWLVLAAERRGAAMPFWSLGGVLDIIVTRNHGAAFGMLQGGGIFFLIIAIIAAAVIGFILGKGYVKNPWGVWGMILIAAGALGNAVDRILHGYVVDMVRLLFINFAIFNAADVFISAGAGMMFIYLFFYYEKERGKKT
- a CDS encoding RluA family pseudouridine synthase, with the protein product MKKSAAKRLDVQEADVGLRLDVFLAQALATSRSAAARLIDGGDVVNLRGHACKAAQKVELGGQYDITLPAPTPATAVAQDITLDIVYEDDSLLVINKPRGMVVHPAPGHPDGTLVNALLHHCGESLTGVGGVVRPGIVHRLDKDTSGLMLVAKTQAAHEALSAALKARQVTRIYHALVVGNLKNDCGTIDAPLGRHPVKRKQQAVVLSGRAAVTHYCVIMRYPKHTLVQCQLETGRTHQIRVHMAHIGHPIVGDPLYGSGKLGKDSQILHAAELRFAHPVNGEAMGFKAELPEYFQKALRGL
- a CDS encoding transglycosylase domain-containing protein → MAKKESRKDVLGAFKKTLAWVGRIVGSLLLIILTTSAILAVIGAVYIDRHLGEQVLGFNLREYQLDMSSTIYHRDASGQWVELEQLAGIEHRVWARYEEFPRHLVQAAIAIEDQRFLEHNGVDWRRTVGGFLTMMTGGSQFGGSTITQQVIKNLTENDEVTVTRKLNEIMLAIEVERSHSKADIMELYLNTIYLSQGNYGIRTAAYFYFGIEDLQELTIAQSAALVGITNMPAFFCPIRNPENNRARQETILYTMRNQGFITQQEYEEAWDEELEFQTNRGLRAGGGERPVHATYVDQVIVDVSRALAEERGIPINEARQLIFTAGFNIHISMDMDVQRTLEEIFQDDASFPNVRSLDIPQAAMTIIEPGTGRILGMAGGRGEREGRMILNRAVSRRSPGSAIKPMSIFAPALEFHGMNPYSPMLDAPLRLNARGQMWPQNSTSLPGRRGQMLGNMTMTDAFAFSINTPTVRTLHDIIGLNEAFEFMTSDTAGLGFNLVSEDGGFTDIGYSPLALGGFTRGVTTVEMAASAATFVNRGIFNEPRTFEYVVNSRGEIILDNRANVGRAVVSESTAWYINYMMVDAVRRGTAPAARNGAGGENLANIPVGGKTGTTDNNFDRYFVGYTPYFVGAVWFGFDEPQEIRLDFTHNPSVHLWRNVMGRLHAGRSRSFGNLVSETQEFFELPTEQVAICLDSGKLAGAACREDPRGGRVQTVTLVASAVPEDTCEVHQSIHVCRQTGNRATASCSSTRRIGVLALSRQFPMRNVNLVDEAFVLHSAREALRPGYHYANGRGAFNNQCPGCRAAPPPAPDPTPTPDAPAATPTPPAAPSPTPPPAAPSPTPPPEPPSPTPPPEPSPPPPPDDDE